One stretch of Enterobacter sp. RHBSTW-00994 DNA includes these proteins:
- a CDS encoding MFS transporter — MVSGFAMPKIWGQITMDIPVTAAKPGRRRYLTLIMIFITVVICYVDRANLAVASAHIQEEFGITKAQMGYVFSAFAWLYTLCQIPGGWFLDRVGSRLTYFIAIFGWSVATLFQGFATGLMSLIGLRAITGIFEAPAFPTNNRMVTSWFPEHERASAVGFYTSGQFVGLAFLTPLLIWIQEMLSWHWVFIVTGGIGIIWSLIWFKVYQPPRLTKNITKAELDYIRDGGGLVDGDAPVKKEARQPLTLADWKLVFHRKLVGVYLGQFAIASTLWFFLTWFPNYLTQEKGITALKAGFMTTVPFLAAFVGVLLSGWVADRLVRKGYSIGFSRKLPIICGLLISTCIMGANYTSDPIWIMTLMAIAFFGNGFASITWSLVSSLAPMRLIGLTGGVFNFIGGLGGITVPLVVGYLAQGYGFAPALVYISVVALLGALSYILLVGDVKRVG, encoded by the coding sequence ATGGTGAGCGGCTTCGCTATGCCCAAAATCTGGGGACAGATTACGATGGATATTCCAGTTACTGCAGCAAAACCTGGGCGTCGCCGTTACCTGACGCTGATTATGATCTTTATTACTGTGGTTATTTGTTACGTTGACCGCGCCAACCTTGCCGTGGCGTCGGCTCATATTCAGGAAGAGTTTGGTATTACCAAAGCGCAAATGGGTTATGTCTTCTCGGCGTTTGCCTGGCTTTATACGCTTTGCCAAATCCCAGGCGGCTGGTTCCTGGACCGTGTCGGGTCACGATTAACCTATTTTATCGCTATTTTCGGCTGGTCAGTGGCGACCCTGTTCCAGGGCTTTGCCACCGGCTTGATGTCGCTGATTGGCCTGCGCGCCATTACCGGTATTTTTGAAGCACCGGCGTTCCCGACCAATAACCGTATGGTGACGAGCTGGTTCCCGGAGCACGAGCGCGCCTCGGCGGTGGGCTTTTATACCTCAGGGCAGTTTGTTGGGCTGGCATTTCTGACTCCGCTGCTGATCTGGATCCAGGAGATGCTGAGCTGGCACTGGGTGTTCATTGTCACCGGCGGTATCGGCATTATCTGGTCGCTGATCTGGTTCAAGGTATACCAGCCGCCACGTCTGACCAAAAATATCACCAAAGCCGAGCTGGACTACATTCGTGATGGCGGCGGTCTGGTGGATGGCGATGCACCGGTGAAAAAAGAGGCGCGCCAGCCGCTGACTCTGGCTGACTGGAAGCTGGTGTTCCACCGTAAACTGGTGGGGGTCTATCTTGGTCAGTTTGCCATTGCATCGACATTGTGGTTCTTCCTGACGTGGTTCCCGAACTATCTGACGCAGGAAAAAGGCATCACGGCGCTGAAAGCTGGCTTTATGACGACCGTCCCCTTCCTGGCGGCATTTGTGGGGGTTCTGTTGTCTGGCTGGGTGGCTGACAGGCTGGTACGTAAAGGCTACTCAATCGGTTTCTCCCGTAAGCTGCCCATCATATGCGGTCTGCTGATTTCAACCTGCATCATGGGGGCAAACTATACCAGCGATCCGATCTGGATTATGACCCTGATGGCGATTGCCTTCTTCGGGAATGGGTTTGCTTCCATCACCTGGTCTCTGGTGTCATCACTTGCTCCGATGCGTTTAATCGGTTTGACGGGCGGCGTGTTTAACTTCATCGGTGGGCTGGGCGGGATTACGGTTCCCCTGGTGGTGGGCTACCTTGCGCAAGGCTACGGCTTTGCTCCTGCTCTGGTTTATATCTCTGTCGTGGCTCTGCTTGGTGCGCTCTCCTATATCCTGCTGGTGGGCGATGTTAAACGAGTAGGCTAA